In Streptomyces sp. NBC_01439, the following are encoded in one genomic region:
- a CDS encoding glycerol-3-phosphate dehydrogenase/oxidase translates to MSSLQSVTALGTHPTAGANVSRAQTREQLSKATYDLLVIGGGILGTSVAWHAAQSGLRVAMVDAGDFAGATSSASSKLVHGGLRYLQTGAVKLVAENHHERRVLAKDVAPHLVNPLTFYLPVYKGGPVGAAKLGAGVFAYSALSAFGDGMGKVISPARAVADNPGLKTDNLKAVAVYYDHQMNDSRVAVMTVRAAVESGAVVLNHAEVTGLRKTRGRVTGAELKDRLDGTEFGVDARVVLNATGPWVDHLRRMEDKHSMPSIRLSKGAHIVMKRKSPWKAAMATPIDKYRITFALPWEDQLLLGTTDEVYEGDPADVRATESDITQILDEAAFSVKDADLDRSLMTYAFAGLRVLPGGPGGVEKAKRETVVSEGAGGMLSVAGGKWTTYRHIGRVVMDKLAKLPGSPLTEDMEPVKSLVRRIALPGVANPNAVAHRLLVDREPGTRMDPLTARHLASHYGSLAFDIARIANEDPALAERIHPDGPEIWAQVAYARDNEWAETVDDVLRRRTTVTIRGLDDDSVKARVEEMLARKA, encoded by the coding sequence ATGAGCAGCCTGCAGAGCGTGACCGCACTGGGCACGCACCCGACCGCCGGTGCCAACGTCAGCCGCGCACAGACCCGTGAGCAGCTGTCGAAGGCCACGTACGACCTGCTGGTCATCGGTGGTGGAATCCTGGGTACCTCCGTGGCGTGGCACGCCGCGCAGTCGGGCCTGCGGGTTGCCATGGTGGACGCCGGCGACTTCGCCGGCGCCACCTCCTCGGCCTCCTCCAAGCTCGTCCACGGTGGCCTGCGCTACCTGCAGACCGGCGCGGTCAAGCTGGTCGCGGAGAACCACCACGAGCGGCGGGTGCTGGCCAAGGACGTGGCCCCGCACCTGGTCAACCCGCTCACCTTCTACCTGCCGGTCTACAAGGGCGGTCCGGTGGGTGCGGCCAAGCTGGGCGCGGGCGTCTTCGCCTACTCCGCCCTCTCGGCCTTCGGCGACGGCATGGGCAAGGTCATATCCCCGGCCCGTGCCGTCGCCGACAACCCTGGTCTGAAGACGGACAACCTCAAGGCCGTGGCGGTCTACTACGACCACCAGATGAACGACTCCCGCGTCGCCGTCATGACGGTCCGTGCGGCCGTCGAGTCGGGCGCGGTCGTCCTGAACCACGCCGAGGTCACCGGACTACGCAAGACGCGCGGCCGGGTCACCGGCGCCGAGCTCAAGGACCGTCTCGACGGCACCGAGTTCGGGGTCGACGCGCGCGTCGTGCTCAACGCCACCGGCCCGTGGGTGGACCACCTGCGGCGCATGGAAGACAAGCACTCCATGCCGTCGATCCGCCTCTCCAAGGGCGCGCACATCGTCATGAAGCGCAAGTCGCCGTGGAAGGCCGCCATGGCCACCCCGATCGACAAGTACCGCATCACCTTCGCCCTCCCGTGGGAGGACCAGCTGCTGCTCGGCACCACCGACGAGGTGTACGAGGGCGACCCGGCGGACGTGCGCGCCACCGAGTCCGACATCACGCAGATCCTGGACGAGGCGGCCTTCTCGGTGAAGGACGCGGACCTGGACCGCTCGCTGATGACGTACGCCTTCGCGGGCCTGCGGGTGCTGCCCGGCGGCCCCGGCGGCGTCGAGAAGGCCAAGCGCGAGACGGTCGTCTCCGAGGGCGCCGGCGGCATGCTGTCGGTGGCCGGCGGCAAGTGGACGACGTACCGCCACATTGGCCGTGTGGTCATGGACAAGCTGGCGAAGCTCCCGGGCAGCCCGCTGACCGAGGACATGGAGCCGGTGAAGTCGCTGGTGCGCCGGATCGCGCTGCCCGGCGTCGCCAACCCGAACGCGGTCGCGCACCGACTGCTGGTGGACCGGGAGCCGGGGACGCGGATGGACCCGCTGACGGCCCGCCACCTGGCTTCCCACTACGGCTCGCTGGCCTTCGACATCGCGCGCATCGCGAACGAGGACCCCGCGCTGGCCGAGCGGATCCACCCGGACGGTCCGGAGATCTGGGCGCAGGTCGCCTACGCCCGTGACAACGAGTGGGCCGAGACGGTCGACGACGTGCTGCGCCGCCGTACGACGGTGACGATCCGCGGCCTGGACGACGACTCCGTGAAGGCCCGGGTCGAGGAGATGCTGGCCCGCAAGGCATAG